From a single Tachypleus tridentatus isolate NWPU-2018 chromosome 6, ASM421037v1, whole genome shotgun sequence genomic region:
- the LOC143253521 gene encoding synaptophysin-like isoform X2 gives MENFNLRVLKEPLGLIRAIQFILSIFAFATTADFKSHSSFGISCNKSAEIKQVDLIFKYPFRLSDIPLSVTMCDGNKTAETLVWDFSSSAEYFVATGVLAFLFSLSALIMYIFFWSLYSNKQFLPIFDLAVSLVLTIFWLAASSAWASGVSYLKYYTNPDHFMKLITVCNDVGECKTKFTGNFASLNVSLVNFRAYSRS, from the exons ATGGAGAACTTTAATCTACGAGTGCTGAAAGAACCACTGGGATTAATAAGGGCCATACAGTTT aTACTGTCCATCTTTGCTTTTGCAACTACAGCTGACTTCAAGAGCCACAGTTCTTTTGGTATTTCCTGTAATAAATCAGCTGAAATCAAACAAGTGGATTTGATCTTTAAATATCCCTTCAG ATTGAGTGACATTCCGTTAAGTGTTACCATGTGTGATGGTAATAAAACAGCAGAAACTCTGGTGTGGGATTTTTCAAGTAGTGCAGAATATTTTGTAGCAACTGGAGTGCTGGCATTCTTGTTCAGTTTAAGTGCCCTcatcatgtatatttttttctggtcactttattcaaataaacagtttttacctATTTTT gACCTTGCTGTGTCGCTTGTTTTGACAATATTTTGGTTGGCAGCATCTAGTGCTTGGGCAAGTGGAGTCAGTTATCTGAAGTATTATACAAACCCTGACCACTTCATGAAACTTATAACTGTTTGTAATGATGTTGGTGAGTGTAAGACAAAATTCACTGGAAATTTTGCCTCCTTAAATGTTTCTTTg GTTAATTTTAGAGCGTACAGTAGAAGTTAA
- the LOC143253521 gene encoding synaptophysin-like protein 2 isoform X1: MENFNLRVLKEPLGLIRAIQFILSIFAFATTADFKSHSSFGISCNKSAEIKQVDLIFKYPFRLSDIPLSVTMCDGNKTAETLVWDFSSSAEYFVATGVLAFLFSLSALIMYIFFWSLYSNKQFLPIFDLAVSLVLTIFWLAASSAWASGVSYLKYYTNPDHFMKLITVCNDVGECKTKFTGNFASLNVSLIFGFANFLVWTAGLWFIFKETKFHKVIDEQQQSPPSTSSPGASVKQMTEVVRVP; encoded by the exons ATGGAGAACTTTAATCTACGAGTGCTGAAAGAACCACTGGGATTAATAAGGGCCATACAGTTT aTACTGTCCATCTTTGCTTTTGCAACTACAGCTGACTTCAAGAGCCACAGTTCTTTTGGTATTTCCTGTAATAAATCAGCTGAAATCAAACAAGTGGATTTGATCTTTAAATATCCCTTCAG ATTGAGTGACATTCCGTTAAGTGTTACCATGTGTGATGGTAATAAAACAGCAGAAACTCTGGTGTGGGATTTTTCAAGTAGTGCAGAATATTTTGTAGCAACTGGAGTGCTGGCATTCTTGTTCAGTTTAAGTGCCCTcatcatgtatatttttttctggtcactttattcaaataaacagtttttacctATTTTT gACCTTGCTGTGTCGCTTGTTTTGACAATATTTTGGTTGGCAGCATCTAGTGCTTGGGCAAGTGGAGTCAGTTATCTGAAGTATTATACAAACCCTGACCACTTCATGAAACTTATAACTGTTTGTAATGATGTTGGTGAGTGTAAGACAAAATTCACTGGAAATTTTGCCTCCTTAAATGTTTCTTTg ataTTTGGATTTGCAAATTTCCTTGTGTGGACTGCAGGTCTTTGGttcatatttaaagaaacaaaatttcacaaagtGATTGATGAACAGCAGCAGTCCCCCCCTTCAACCAGTTCTCCAGGAGCTAGTGTCAAACAAATGACTGAGGTGGTCAGAGTACCTTAA